A DNA window from Drosophila biarmipes strain raj3 chromosome 2R, RU_DBia_V1.1, whole genome shotgun sequence contains the following coding sequences:
- the LOC108022463 gene encoding patronin isoform X16 — protein sequence MDVETQEIRQARQRASVKWLLSKAFNNRVPDNLKEPFYRDHENQERLKPQIIVELGNATLYCQTLSNLYSDPNYQSMNHWSIIQTLARKGVPVAESSDMPITETVLIQTNPLRINAHMSVIESLMVLYAKEISSGDRVMAAIRRISGNNYQAPPGQSYEQALLGWISHACAALKKRIIKEVDAGLPDENGSRLQTPDIPPVRDFQDLCDGICLALLISYYCPKVVPWTSVRINYLPAVEDSIHNILLVCNFSQKHLPYSVFHMTPEDVTYMRGSMKLNLVLLLTDLFNLFEIHPAKCVCYPGMDGQDVIARRTLGANEHGICHRRGLTVQPVTPIPDLRSDLDQPPVGSPQNRPPFQVPHSNSFGGGLNRRSTPPSEYQTVQSNNFDGSNHAEAFVVHKSRGITTLASMHSQQQQQLHQQHQQQPYHQQAPQQHPSQSQLQIQQQEPLVPARLRQAKEKTNVESKADERGDFVAAGRPSNWEQSRRPSFAGRRSRRNSSSEDSQLTIENFGGSQDQLNTLGRYERDRERKLSNTSVGSAYPVEPAVAVRSSIADARGTLQLGYDTDSGSEKQDRETEKYSMRRQVSVDNVPTVSSHNLSNTGSPLPVARHKQHSSDKDYSSNSGMTPDAYNDTRSTSGYDPESTPVRKSSTSSMPASPAAWQLDVGDDDMRSLENVSKLSTIRMKLEEKRRRIEQDKRKIEMALLRHQEKEDLESCPDVMKWETMSNESKRTPDMDPVDLDKYQQSIAIMNMNLQDIQQDIHRLATQQSQMQAQHLQAQQLMQAQQIANMLNQQQTYGSQQHLADHHYQQQRPMQQSFGSSPHLPQAYNAPVSAYSSRPPSRDPYQQQLQHQQPQPMAMPQPMQYVNEHGQYMSPPQPAHYMQQQPPQQPQSIYSDNGAAYNNHSNHSPYGGAPQYRSSVVYDDYGQPTNHFYLHESSPQPQAHPQRRTWAHSAAAAAYEQQQQQIQPPLVDVNAWQTQQHQKQKQTWMNRPPSSAGAPSPGSFVLHQNGGGGGGGGGGELQHLFQVQASPQHGQRQMSGSNGVQRQQSLTNLRDNRSPKAPQQMGMPMGMPMQHEDMMAPQSICFIGDEEDVDELERNIIESMQSTRISDFVHQQQQQHQQQLQQQQRLQGHSGRGSSSEDYDSGEMISNKLNITSGNLTYRIPSPSRPSIQANSFQDPRAMAAASGGEEPPEKGFYISFDDEQPKRPKPPLRAKRSPKKEALPGSRDSVDNQATLKRESLSQLHNNNNIGIGGEDVNSKPVTRHSIHGLSNSNSVKSPGNATYNKYTDEPPIQLRQLAVSGAVSPTGNDLRHLEDLTNQSPQQTMQQPMSPTRLQQSSNNAEAAKNKALVIGADPTNLDPDSVDEMERRKEKIMLLSLQRRQQQEEAKARKEIESSQKREKEREKEEERSRKKEEQMARRAAILEQHRLKKAIEEAEREGKTLDRPDLHVKLQPHSSTSTTPRLRQQRTTRPRPKTIHVDDASVDISEASSISSRGKKGSSSNLTGYGQLSSSSMKRDYYRGSQDSLTVKDSGLGRATPPRRAPSPGMGMGASGRHMPSPSGPGSLPPGLISKRRGFDDGSSDFSLTPNLNMEYSGPKLYKQPAAKSNRGIILNAVEYCVFPGVVNREAKQKVLEKIARSEAKHFLVLFRDAGCQFRALYSYQPETDQVTKLYGTGPSQVDEVMFDKFFKYNSGGKCFSQVHTKHLTVTIDAFTIHNSLWQGKRVQLPSKKDMALVI from the exons ATGGATGTCGAAACACAGGAAATACGACAG GCTCGTCAACGTGCTTCCGTCAAGTGGCTGCTCTCGAAGGCCTTCAACAATCGCGTGCCGGACAACCTGAAGGAGCCCTTCTACCGCGACCATGAGAACCAGGAGCGCCTCAAGCCCCAGATCATCGTGGAGCTGGGCAACGCCACGCTCTACTGCCAGACGCTGTCCAACCTATACTCAGATCCCAACTACCAAAGCATGAACCACTGGTCAATAATACAGACGCTAGCGCGCAAGGGAGTTCCCGTGGCCGAATCCTCGGACATGCCCATTACCGAAACGGTATTAATTCAAACGAATCCGCTGCGAATT AACGCCCACATGTCTGTGATAGAATCGCTGATGGTTTTGTATGCGAAGGAAATATCGTCGGGTGACCGCGTCATGGCGGCCATACGAAG AATATCTGGCAACAACTATCAGGCGCCTCCTGGCCAGTCCTACGAGCAAGCTCTGCTGGGCTGGATTTCGCATGCTTGCGCCGCTCTGAAGAAGCGCATTATCAAGGAGGTGGACGCCGGACTGCCCGATGAGAAT GGCTCTCGTCTGCAGACGCCGGACATACCGCCTGTAAGGGACTTCCAGGATCTGTGCGACGGCATCTGCTTGGCACTGCTCATCTCGTACTACTGCCCAAAGGTGGTGCCGTGGACGAGTGTGCGGATCAACTATCTGCCGGCCGTCGAGGATTCGATTCACAACATCCTGCTGGTGTGCAACTTCTCGCAGAAGCATCTGCCATACAGCGTGTTCCACATGACGCCCGAGGATGTGACCTATATGCGCGG ATCCATGAAGCTGAATCTGGTACTGCTGCTCACGGACCTATTCAACCTGTTCGAGATTCACCCAGCCAAGTGTGTTTGCTACCCCGGCATGGATGGTCAGG ATGTCATCGCCCGGCGCACTTTGGGCGCCAACGAGCACGGGATCTGCCATCGAAGGGGGCTCACTGTGCAGCCCGTCACGCCCATTCCCGATTTGCGCAGCGATCTCGACCAGCCGCCGGTGGGCTCGCCTCAGAACCGACCACCGTTCCAAG TTCCGCACTCGAATTCATTTGGCGGCGGCTTAAATCGCAGATCAACCCCGCCCAGCGAATACCAGACGGTTCAGTCAAACAATTTCGATGGTAGTAATCATGCCGAAG CCTTCGTGGTGCACAAGTCGCGTGGCATCACCACACTCGCCTCCATGcactcgcagcagcagcagcagctccatcagcaacatcagcagcagccatACCACCAGCAGGCACCGCAGCAGCACCCGTCCCAGTCGCAGCTCCAAATCCAGCAGCAGGAGCCCTTGGTTCCGGCCCGCTTGCGCCAGGCTAAAGAAAAGACCAATGTCGAGTCGAAGGCGGACGAGAGAG GCGATTTTGTCGCTGCTGGTCGACCAAGTAACTGGGAGCAGAGCCGCCGGCCAAGCTTTGCAG GTCGTCGCTCGCGCAGGAACTCTTCCAGCGAGGACTCCCAGCTGACCATTGAGAACTTCGGCGGCTCCCAGGATCAGCTGAACACCCTAGGTCGGTACGAACGCGACAGGGAGCGTAAGCTGTCCAACACCAGCGTGGGCAGTGCCTATCCAGTTGAACCCGCTGTGGCCGTGCGATCTTCGATTGCCGATGCTCGGGGCACTTTGCAGTTGGGCTACGATACGGATTCGGGCTCTGAGAAGCAGGATCGGGAGACGGAAAAGTATTCGATGCGCCGGCAGGTCAG TGTCGACAATGTGCCCACGGTTTCGTCGCACAATCTCTCGAATACGGGCAGCCCGTTGCCGGTGGCAAGGCACAAGCAACATTCCAGCGACAAAGactacagcagcaacagcggcatGACGCCGGATGCCTACAACGACACGCGTTCCACCAGTGGCTACGACCCGGAGAGCACTCCCGTGCGCAAGTCCTCGACGAGCAGCATGCCAGCGAGTCCCGCTGCCTGGCAGCTGGATGTGGGAGACGACGACATGCGATCGCTGGAGAATGTCAGCAAGCTGTCCACTATCCGCATGAAGCTGGAGGAGAAGCGGCGGCGCATAGAGCAGGATAAGCGCAAGATTGAGATGGCCTTGCTGCGGCATCAGGAGAAG GAGGATTTGGAGTCGTGTCCGGACGTGATGAAGTGGGAAACCATGAGCAACGAATCGAAGCGCACGCCCGACATGGATCCGGTTGACTTGGACAAGTACCAG CAAAGTATCGCCATCATGAACATGAATCTGCAGGACATCCAGCAGGATATTCACCGTTTGGCCACCCAGCAGAGTCAGATGCAGGCCCAGCACCTGCAGGCGCAGCAGCTGATGCAGGCTCAGCAGATAGCTAACATGCTGAACCAG CAGCAGACCTACGGGTCGCAGCAGCACCTGGCCGATCACCATTACCAGCAGCAGAGACCCATGCAGCAAAGCTTTGGCTCATCGCCGCATCTTCCGCAGGCCTACAACGCCCCAGTCAGCGCGTACAGCTCCCGTCCGCCCAGCCGCGATCCctaccagcagcagctccagcaccAGCAGCCACAGCCGATGGCGATGCCCCAGCCGATGCAGTACGTCAACGAGCACGGGCAGTATATGTCGCCGCCGCAGCCCGCCCACTacatgcagcagcagccgccgcagcagccgcagaGCATTTACAGTGACAACGGGGCGGCGTACAACAACCACAGCAACCACTCGCCCTACGGCGGAGCCCCGCAATATCGCAGCAGTGTAGTGTACGACGACTACGGGCAGCCCACCAACCACTTTTACCTGCACGAGTCGTCGCCGCAGCCCCAGGCCCATCCGCAGCGCAGGACCTGGGCCCACTCCGCGGCAGCCGCCGCctacgagcagcagcagcagcagatccaGCCGCCTCTGGTGGATGTAAATGCTTGGCAGACACAGCAGCACCAGAAGCAGAAACAGACGTGGATGAACAGGCCTCCCTCGAGTGCCGGGGCTCCCAGTCCCGGCAGCTTTGTGCTGCACCAGAACGGAGGAggtggcggcggaggcggtggtGGTGAGCTGCAGCACCTGTTTCAGGTGCAGGCTTCTCCTCAGCACGGCCAACGTCAGATGAGCGGCTCCAATGGCGTGCAGCGCCAGCAATCGCTGACGAATTTGCGCGACAATCGCTCGCCCAAGGCGCCGCAGCAAATGGGAATGCCCATGGGGATGCCTATGCAACACGAGGACATGATGGCGCCGCAGAGCATTTGCTTCATCGGTGACGAGGAGGACGTGGATGAGCTGGAGCGCAACATCATCGAATCCATGCAGTCGACGCGCATCTCCGACTTTgtgcaccagcagcagcagcaacaccaacagcagctccagcagcaacagcggtTGCAGGGTCACAGCGGACGAGGCAGCAGCTCAGAGGATTACGACAGCGGGGAGATGATCTCCAACAAGCTGAACATCACCAGCGGCAACCTCACTTACCGCATACCCTCGCCCTCCCGTCCCTCCATCCAAGCCAACAGCTTCCAGGATCCCCGAGCAATGGCAGCGGCATCCGGCGGCGAGGAGCCGCCCGAGAAGGGCTTCTACATCTCTTTCGACGACGAGCAGCCCAAGCGACCCAAGCCACCACTGCGGGCCAAGCGATCGCCCAAGAAGGAGGCTCTTCCTGGAAGCCGGGACAGCGTCGATAACCAGGCGACCCTCAAGCGTGAATCGCTTAGTCAGctgcacaacaacaacaacattggGATTGGTGGTGAGGATGTGAACAGCAAACCGGTGACCAGGCACAGCATCCATGGCCTGAGCAACTCCAACAGTGTCAAATCCCCTGGCAATGCCACATACAACAAGTACACCGATGAGCCGCCCATCCAACTCCGCCAGCTGGCTGTTTCGGGAGCAGTTTCGCCAACAGGCAACGACCTTCGCCACTTGGAGGACTTGACCAACCAGTCACCGCAGCAGACGATGCAGCAGCCGATGTCGCCCACGCGACTTCAGCAGAGCAGCAACAACGCAGAGGCGGCCAAAAACAAGGCGCTGGTCATCGGAGCAGACCCCACTAACTTGGATCCG GACTCTGTGGACGAGATGGAGCGGCGCAAGGAGAAGATCATGCTACTGTCCCTGCAACGTcgccagcagcaggaggaggccAAGGCTCGCAAGGAGATAGAGTCCTCTCAGAAGCGGGAAAAGGAGCGcgagaaggaggaggagcgTTCGCGAAAGAAGGAGGAGCAAATGGCTAGGCGAGCGGCCATTCTGGAACAGCACAGACTCAAGAAAGCCATCGAAGAGGCCGAGCGCGAG GGTAAAACCCTGGACCGGCCCGACTTGCATGTGAAACTGCAACCCCACTCATCCACCTCGACGACTCCGCGGCTGAGGCAGCAGCGCACCACGCGTCCCAGGCCCAAGACGATCCACGTGGACGACGCTAGCGTGGACATCAGCGAGGCTTCCAGCATCTCTAGTCGGGGCAAGAAAGGCTCAAGCTCGAATCTAACTG GCTACGGTCAACTAAGCTCAAGTTCAATGAAAAGAGATTACTACAGGGGCTCGCAAGACTCCCTCACTGTAAAAg ATTCGGGACTGGGACGCGCCACTCCGCCGAGGCGTGCTCCGTCGCCTGGAATGGGAATGGGCGCTTCAGGTAGGCATATGCCATCTCCCTCCGGACCGGGCTCTTTGCCGCCAGGTTTGATATCGAAACGTCGCGGATTTGATGATGGATCCAGCGATTTCTCTTTAACTCCGAATTTGAACATGGAATATTCGG GTCCTAAACTCTATAAACAACCAGCGGCCAAATCGAATCGTGGGATTATCCTGAACGCCGTTGAGTACTGCGTTTTCCCCGGCGTTGTCAATCGCGAGGCCAAACAGAAAGTGCTGGAGAAGATTGCGCGCTCGGAGGCGAAGCACTTTCTGGTTCTCTTCCGGGATGCGGGCTGCCAGTTCCGCGCCCTCTACAGCTACCAGCCCGAAACGGACCAGGTGACCAAGCTGTATGGCACAGGGCCTAGTCAAGTCGACGAAGTGATGTTCGACAAGTTCTTCAA ATACAACTCAGGAGGCAAGTGCTTCTCGCAAGTGCACACAAAGCATCTGACAGTGACCATCGACGCCTTCACAATACACAATTCCCTGTGGCAGGGCAAGCGGGTGCAGTTGCCCAGCAAAAAGGACATGGCGCTTGTTATCTAA
- the LOC108022463 gene encoding patronin isoform X7 translates to MDVETQEIRQARQRASVKWLLSKAFNNRVPDNLKEPFYRDHENQERLKPQIIVELGNATLYCQTLSNLYSDPNYQSMNHWSIIQTLARKGVPVAESSDMPITETVLIQTNPLRINAHMSVIESLMVLYAKEISSGDRVMAAIRRISGNNYQAPPGQSYEQALLGWISHACAALKKRIIKEVDAGLPDENGSRLQTPDIPPVRDFQDLCDGICLALLISYYCPKVVPWTSVRINYLPAVEDSIHNILLVCNFSQKHLPYSVFHMTPEDVTYMRGSMKLNLVLLLTDLFNLFEIHPAKCVCYPGMDGQDVIARRTLGANEHGICHRRGLTVQPVTPIPDLRSDLDQPPVGSPQNRPPFQVPHSNSFGGGLNRRSTPPSEYQTVQSNNFDGSNHAEAFVVHKSRGITTLASMHSQQQQQLHQQHQQQPYHQQAPQQHPSQSQLQIQQQEPLVPARLRQAKEKTNVESKADERGDFVAAGRPSNWEQSRRPSFAGRRSRRNSSSEDSQLTIENFGGSQDQLNTLGRYERDRERKLSNTSVGSAYPVEPAVAVRSSIADARGTLQLGYDTDSGSEKQDRETEKYSMRRQVSVDNVPTVSSHNLSNTGSPLPVARHKQHSSDKDYSSNSGMTPDAYNDTRSTSGYDPESTPVRKSSTSSMPASPAAWQLDVGDDDMRSLENVSKLSTIRMKLEEKRRRIEQDKRKIEMALLRHQEKEDLESCPDVMKWETMSNESKRTPDMDPVDLDKYQQSIAIMNMNLQDIQQDIHRLATQQSQMQAQHLQAQQLMQAQQIANMLNQQQTYGSQQHLADHHYQQQRPMQQSFGSSPHLPQAYNAPVSAYSSRPPSRDPYQQQLQHQQPQPMAMPQPMQYVNEHGQYMSPPQPAHYMQQQPPQQPQSIYSDNGAAYNNHSNHSPYGGAPQYRSSVVYDDYGQPTNHFYLHESSPQPQAHPQRRTWAHSAAAAAYEQQQQQIQPPLVDVNAWQTQQHQKQKQTWMNRPPSSAGAPSPGSFVLHQNGGGGGGGGGGELQHLFQVQASPQHGQRQMSGSNGVQRQQSLTNLRDNRSPKAPQQMGMPMGMPMQHEDMMAPQSICFIGDEEDVDELERNIIESMQSTRISDFVHQQQQQHQQQLQQQQRLQGHSGRGSSSEDYDSGEMISNKLNITSGNLTYRIPSPSRPSIQANSFQDPRAMAAASGGEEPPEKGFYISFDDEQPKRPKPPLRAKRSPKKEALPGSRDSVDNQATLKRESLSQLHNNNNIGIGGEDVNSKPVTRHSIHGLSNSNSVKSPGNATYNKYTDEPPIQLRQLAVSGAVSPTGNDLRHLEDLTNQSPQQTMQQPMSPTRLQQSSNNAEAAKNKALVIGADPTNLDPDSVDEMERRKEKIMLLSLQRRQQQEEAKARKEIESSQKREKEREKEEERSRKKEEQMARRAAILEQHRLKKAIEEAEREGKTLDRPDLHVKLQPHSSTSTTPRLRQQRTTRPRPKTIHVDDASVDISEASSISSRGKKGSSSNLTGYGQLSSSSMKRDYYRGSQDSLTVKEPAGVERGRTLSRISVAKGSTLNFRGRKSNSLMNLCDSGLGRATPPRRAPSPGMGMGASGRHMPSPSGPGSLPPGLISKRRGFDDGSSDFSLTPNLNMEYSGPKLYKQPAAKSNRGIILNAVEYCVFPGVVNREAKQKVLEKIARSEAKHFLVLFRDAGCQFRALYSYQPETDQVTKLYGTGPSQVDEVMFDKFFKYNSGGKCFSQVHTKHLTVTIDAFTIHNSLWQGKRVQLPSKKDMALVI, encoded by the exons ATGGATGTCGAAACACAGGAAATACGACAG GCTCGTCAACGTGCTTCCGTCAAGTGGCTGCTCTCGAAGGCCTTCAACAATCGCGTGCCGGACAACCTGAAGGAGCCCTTCTACCGCGACCATGAGAACCAGGAGCGCCTCAAGCCCCAGATCATCGTGGAGCTGGGCAACGCCACGCTCTACTGCCAGACGCTGTCCAACCTATACTCAGATCCCAACTACCAAAGCATGAACCACTGGTCAATAATACAGACGCTAGCGCGCAAGGGAGTTCCCGTGGCCGAATCCTCGGACATGCCCATTACCGAAACGGTATTAATTCAAACGAATCCGCTGCGAATT AACGCCCACATGTCTGTGATAGAATCGCTGATGGTTTTGTATGCGAAGGAAATATCGTCGGGTGACCGCGTCATGGCGGCCATACGAAG AATATCTGGCAACAACTATCAGGCGCCTCCTGGCCAGTCCTACGAGCAAGCTCTGCTGGGCTGGATTTCGCATGCTTGCGCCGCTCTGAAGAAGCGCATTATCAAGGAGGTGGACGCCGGACTGCCCGATGAGAAT GGCTCTCGTCTGCAGACGCCGGACATACCGCCTGTAAGGGACTTCCAGGATCTGTGCGACGGCATCTGCTTGGCACTGCTCATCTCGTACTACTGCCCAAAGGTGGTGCCGTGGACGAGTGTGCGGATCAACTATCTGCCGGCCGTCGAGGATTCGATTCACAACATCCTGCTGGTGTGCAACTTCTCGCAGAAGCATCTGCCATACAGCGTGTTCCACATGACGCCCGAGGATGTGACCTATATGCGCGG ATCCATGAAGCTGAATCTGGTACTGCTGCTCACGGACCTATTCAACCTGTTCGAGATTCACCCAGCCAAGTGTGTTTGCTACCCCGGCATGGATGGTCAGG ATGTCATCGCCCGGCGCACTTTGGGCGCCAACGAGCACGGGATCTGCCATCGAAGGGGGCTCACTGTGCAGCCCGTCACGCCCATTCCCGATTTGCGCAGCGATCTCGACCAGCCGCCGGTGGGCTCGCCTCAGAACCGACCACCGTTCCAAG TTCCGCACTCGAATTCATTTGGCGGCGGCTTAAATCGCAGATCAACCCCGCCCAGCGAATACCAGACGGTTCAGTCAAACAATTTCGATGGTAGTAATCATGCCGAAG CCTTCGTGGTGCACAAGTCGCGTGGCATCACCACACTCGCCTCCATGcactcgcagcagcagcagcagctccatcagcaacatcagcagcagccatACCACCAGCAGGCACCGCAGCAGCACCCGTCCCAGTCGCAGCTCCAAATCCAGCAGCAGGAGCCCTTGGTTCCGGCCCGCTTGCGCCAGGCTAAAGAAAAGACCAATGTCGAGTCGAAGGCGGACGAGAGAG GCGATTTTGTCGCTGCTGGTCGACCAAGTAACTGGGAGCAGAGCCGCCGGCCAAGCTTTGCAG GTCGTCGCTCGCGCAGGAACTCTTCCAGCGAGGACTCCCAGCTGACCATTGAGAACTTCGGCGGCTCCCAGGATCAGCTGAACACCCTAGGTCGGTACGAACGCGACAGGGAGCGTAAGCTGTCCAACACCAGCGTGGGCAGTGCCTATCCAGTTGAACCCGCTGTGGCCGTGCGATCTTCGATTGCCGATGCTCGGGGCACTTTGCAGTTGGGCTACGATACGGATTCGGGCTCTGAGAAGCAGGATCGGGAGACGGAAAAGTATTCGATGCGCCGGCAGGTCAG TGTCGACAATGTGCCCACGGTTTCGTCGCACAATCTCTCGAATACGGGCAGCCCGTTGCCGGTGGCAAGGCACAAGCAACATTCCAGCGACAAAGactacagcagcaacagcggcatGACGCCGGATGCCTACAACGACACGCGTTCCACCAGTGGCTACGACCCGGAGAGCACTCCCGTGCGCAAGTCCTCGACGAGCAGCATGCCAGCGAGTCCCGCTGCCTGGCAGCTGGATGTGGGAGACGACGACATGCGATCGCTGGAGAATGTCAGCAAGCTGTCCACTATCCGCATGAAGCTGGAGGAGAAGCGGCGGCGCATAGAGCAGGATAAGCGCAAGATTGAGATGGCCTTGCTGCGGCATCAGGAGAAG GAGGATTTGGAGTCGTGTCCGGACGTGATGAAGTGGGAAACCATGAGCAACGAATCGAAGCGCACGCCCGACATGGATCCGGTTGACTTGGACAAGTACCAG CAAAGTATCGCCATCATGAACATGAATCTGCAGGACATCCAGCAGGATATTCACCGTTTGGCCACCCAGCAGAGTCAGATGCAGGCCCAGCACCTGCAGGCGCAGCAGCTGATGCAGGCTCAGCAGATAGCTAACATGCTGAACCAG CAGCAGACCTACGGGTCGCAGCAGCACCTGGCCGATCACCATTACCAGCAGCAGAGACCCATGCAGCAAAGCTTTGGCTCATCGCCGCATCTTCCGCAGGCCTACAACGCCCCAGTCAGCGCGTACAGCTCCCGTCCGCCCAGCCGCGATCCctaccagcagcagctccagcaccAGCAGCCACAGCCGATGGCGATGCCCCAGCCGATGCAGTACGTCAACGAGCACGGGCAGTATATGTCGCCGCCGCAGCCCGCCCACTacatgcagcagcagccgccgcagcagccgcagaGCATTTACAGTGACAACGGGGCGGCGTACAACAACCACAGCAACCACTCGCCCTACGGCGGAGCCCCGCAATATCGCAGCAGTGTAGTGTACGACGACTACGGGCAGCCCACCAACCACTTTTACCTGCACGAGTCGTCGCCGCAGCCCCAGGCCCATCCGCAGCGCAGGACCTGGGCCCACTCCGCGGCAGCCGCCGCctacgagcagcagcagcagcagatccaGCCGCCTCTGGTGGATGTAAATGCTTGGCAGACACAGCAGCACCAGAAGCAGAAACAGACGTGGATGAACAGGCCTCCCTCGAGTGCCGGGGCTCCCAGTCCCGGCAGCTTTGTGCTGCACCAGAACGGAGGAggtggcggcggaggcggtggtGGTGAGCTGCAGCACCTGTTTCAGGTGCAGGCTTCTCCTCAGCACGGCCAACGTCAGATGAGCGGCTCCAATGGCGTGCAGCGCCAGCAATCGCTGACGAATTTGCGCGACAATCGCTCGCCCAAGGCGCCGCAGCAAATGGGAATGCCCATGGGGATGCCTATGCAACACGAGGACATGATGGCGCCGCAGAGCATTTGCTTCATCGGTGACGAGGAGGACGTGGATGAGCTGGAGCGCAACATCATCGAATCCATGCAGTCGACGCGCATCTCCGACTTTgtgcaccagcagcagcagcaacaccaacagcagctccagcagcaacagcggtTGCAGGGTCACAGCGGACGAGGCAGCAGCTCAGAGGATTACGACAGCGGGGAGATGATCTCCAACAAGCTGAACATCACCAGCGGCAACCTCACTTACCGCATACCCTCGCCCTCCCGTCCCTCCATCCAAGCCAACAGCTTCCAGGATCCCCGAGCAATGGCAGCGGCATCCGGCGGCGAGGAGCCGCCCGAGAAGGGCTTCTACATCTCTTTCGACGACGAGCAGCCCAAGCGACCCAAGCCACCACTGCGGGCCAAGCGATCGCCCAAGAAGGAGGCTCTTCCTGGAAGCCGGGACAGCGTCGATAACCAGGCGACCCTCAAGCGTGAATCGCTTAGTCAGctgcacaacaacaacaacattggGATTGGTGGTGAGGATGTGAACAGCAAACCGGTGACCAGGCACAGCATCCATGGCCTGAGCAACTCCAACAGTGTCAAATCCCCTGGCAATGCCACATACAACAAGTACACCGATGAGCCGCCCATCCAACTCCGCCAGCTGGCTGTTTCGGGAGCAGTTTCGCCAACAGGCAACGACCTTCGCCACTTGGAGGACTTGACCAACCAGTCACCGCAGCAGACGATGCAGCAGCCGATGTCGCCCACGCGACTTCAGCAGAGCAGCAACAACGCAGAGGCGGCCAAAAACAAGGCGCTGGTCATCGGAGCAGACCCCACTAACTTGGATCCG GACTCTGTGGACGAGATGGAGCGGCGCAAGGAGAAGATCATGCTACTGTCCCTGCAACGTcgccagcagcaggaggaggccAAGGCTCGCAAGGAGATAGAGTCCTCTCAGAAGCGGGAAAAGGAGCGcgagaaggaggaggagcgTTCGCGAAAGAAGGAGGAGCAAATGGCTAGGCGAGCGGCCATTCTGGAACAGCACAGACTCAAGAAAGCCATCGAAGAGGCCGAGCGCGAG GGTAAAACCCTGGACCGGCCCGACTTGCATGTGAAACTGCAACCCCACTCATCCACCTCGACGACTCCGCGGCTGAGGCAGCAGCGCACCACGCGTCCCAGGCCCAAGACGATCCACGTGGACGACGCTAGCGTGGACATCAGCGAGGCTTCCAGCATCTCTAGTCGGGGCAAGAAAGGCTCAAGCTCGAATCTAACTG GCTACGGTCAACTAAGCTCAAGTTCAATGAAAAGAGATTACTACAGGGGCTCGCAAGACTCCCTCACTGTAAAAg AGCCAGCCGGCGTAGAAAGGGGCCGCACTCTGTCGCGTATCTCCGTCGCTAAGGGCAGCACGCTTAATTTCCGGGGCCGAAAGTCCAATTCGCTAATGAATCTGTGCG ATTCGGGACTGGGACGCGCCACTCCGCCGAGGCGTGCTCCGTCGCCTGGAATGGGAATGGGCGCTTCAGGTAGGCATATGCCATCTCCCTCCGGACCGGGCTCTTTGCCGCCAGGTTTGATATCGAAACGTCGCGGATTTGATGATGGATCCAGCGATTTCTCTTTAACTCCGAATTTGAACATGGAATATTCGG GTCCTAAACTCTATAAACAACCAGCGGCCAAATCGAATCGTGGGATTATCCTGAACGCCGTTGAGTACTGCGTTTTCCCCGGCGTTGTCAATCGCGAGGCCAAACAGAAAGTGCTGGAGAAGATTGCGCGCTCGGAGGCGAAGCACTTTCTGGTTCTCTTCCGGGATGCGGGCTGCCAGTTCCGCGCCCTCTACAGCTACCAGCCCGAAACGGACCAGGTGACCAAGCTGTATGGCACAGGGCCTAGTCAAGTCGACGAAGTGATGTTCGACAAGTTCTTCAA ATACAACTCAGGAGGCAAGTGCTTCTCGCAAGTGCACACAAAGCATCTGACAGTGACCATCGACGCCTTCACAATACACAATTCCCTGTGGCAGGGCAAGCGGGTGCAGTTGCCCAGCAAAAAGGACATGGCGCTTGTTATCTAA